The Thermoanaerobaculia bacterium genomic sequence TCGGCCTGGTACATCGGCAGCATCACGCCGCCGTGCTCGATCCAGGTGGCGGGGAGGCGGGCGGCGAAGTCGTCGACGTGACGCAGCGGGAACTTCCCCAGGCCCGGGGGGAGCCCGTAGTCCTCGTCGTTGTCCGGGATGCGCAGCGTGCGCTGGAAGTCGATCGCGAGCGACGCGCTGGGGTGCACATCGGGAAACGAGAAGCAGAGCGCGTCGTTCTTCAGCTCGATCATGCGGAGTCTCCTTTGGAAAGCAGGTAGGGGGTCACCACTTGCCGTCCCGCACTTCGCGCACGACGCGCAGAATCGCGTGGTCCGGCATCTCCTTCAGGTTGCGGATGAGCTCGGCGAAAAGCTGCGGGCGCTTGCGGATGGCGTCCTGCAGGTCGGTCGAGACCTTGCCGGCGAGGGCGAGAAGGACGTCCTTGTCCTCGTCGAGCTCGCGCGCCAGGGCGGCGATCGTCTCCTCTCCGGGCGGCGGCTGCTCGCCGCGCTCGATCTTGCTCAGATAGGAGGGTTCGACGCCGGCGCGCTGGGCGACCTGACGGAGCGAAAACGCCTTGTCGTCGGCCCGTTTCGCTTCGCGTTGCTGCCGAATGTAGTCGCCGAAGGGGTTCATGTGTAGTAAAGACTACACAGTACACATACGAGTGTCAAGGGGCTTCTTCCTGGCGCGGCTCGAGACGGGGCGGTCCTCTCTCGGGGGCTTGAATGAGATCAGTCTCCTCCATCTGGAGATGGCCGCGAGGGGACACATAGCGGGGTTTGGCGGGGTCGCGGGATCGGCACCTCGGCTCGCCCGCAATGTGTCCCCGACCCCCTGAGCGCGGCGTTCGGGCGCATCACTCCGGGGAACTTCTATCGCCATCGCGAGGGGGTCTACCGCGACGAGGCGACGACTTCCGACCTGTTCTTCATCACCCTGGAGAAGTCGGAGCGCGAGTACTCGCCGTCGACGCTCTACAAGGACTACGCCATCTCGCCCGAGCTGGTGCATTGGGAGTCGCAGTCGACGACCTCGCAGGGGTGGGCGATGGGGCGACGGGGCAGCGGTACATCCACCATGCGAGGGATGGCGGGAACATTCTGCTGTTTGTGCGGCAGCGAAGGCTGGCGGAGTGGGGGACGGCGCCTTACACGTTGCTGGGGCCGGCGACGTATGTCTCCCACACGGGGGAGCGGCCGATTCAGTTTGTGTGGCGGTTGCAGCGGGCGATGCCGGCGGATTTCTTTCGGGGGGCGAGGGTGGCGGCGGGGTAGGGCGCCGCTAGAAACGGGGCGGTCTTCTCTCGGGGGCGCGAAAGAGATGAGGCGCTTGGGCTTCGGCGAGGGGACACATAGCGGGGTGGGGCGGGGTCGCGTAGCGCCGCGAGCGCTCGCCCGCAATGTGTCCCCTGGTGGCGGCGGGGTCGCGAGGGCACGGCAGCCGCTGGCCCGCGATGTGTCCCCAATGACGGGATGGGGTGCCTCTGGCGCGTCCCCGGCTCCTGACTCCGAGAGGGTCTAGGATATCGACTCAGGAGGCGGGCGATGGGTCAGGGAGAGGCGCTGGTGCGCGCGCGAATGCCGGAGCTCACGACGCTGTGCCGGCGTTTTGGAGTGCGTCGGCTCGAGCTCTTCGGTTCCGCCCTCCGCGCGGACTTCGATCCGGCGACGAGCGACCTCGATTTCCTCTTCGAGATCGAGCCGCCCGCAGGACTTGGCTACGCCGATGCCTATTTCGGCCTGCGCGAAGGCCTCGAGCAGTTGTTCGGAAGGGCCGTCGATCTGGTCTCGATCGGTGCGGTCAAGAATCCACACCTGCTGCAGGCCATCGAGCGGTCGAGGCGGCTCCTCTAGGCGGCCTGAGGCGCGGAAGCTGGTCTGGGATGCGCACGAGGCCGTTGCCAGGATCCAGGAGTTCACCGGCGCGAGGGGACACATAGCGGGGTTTGGCGGGGTCGCGGGAACGGCGCGTCGGCTTGCCCGCAATGTGTCCCCCACTCGCGGTGGGGTCACGGTGGCGGAACAGCTGCTCGCTCGCAATGTGTCCCCTACTGCTGGCGCGGGATGTCGGGGCGGGATTCCGTCCTTACCTGGGTATGAAGAGACCAGGGAGCGGAAGGCGGGTAGCTGATTCCGGGGAGGCGGCGGGCGATCGCGGAAAGGTAGAGCAGGCTCTGTCAGTCGGAGCCAGTGTCAACCCACAAACGTCAGCAAATGGCCGGTTTTGGTGTCCACCGAGTCGCGTCTGACCTAGAGGTCAGTAGAGCCCAAGTGGGCGGCGCAAAAAAGGCGCAACGTTGAGGTAGCGTTGATCGACTCTTCGAGGTTCAGAGGGATGGTACGCCCGTGACCGAAACCGAGCTGCCCGCTGTTGCCGGGGGGGCCTTCGAGGCCCTGAAGCGCACGAATGAACACGGGGCGGAGTATTGGAGTGCGAGGGATCTTCAGCCCCTCCTGGGCTACTCGCAGTGGCGCCGCTTCGAGCAGGCTGTTTCCAGGGCTATTGCGTCCTGCGAGCAGTCGGGGAATGCGGCAGAGAACCATTTTGCCGGCGCCGGCAAAATGGTTTCCCTGGGCTCTGCGAGCTCCAGGGAGGTCCCGGACTTTCACCTTTCCAGGTTCGCCTGTTACCTCATCGCCCAGAACGGCGATCCCAGAAAGCCGGAGATTGCCTTCGCGCAGAAGTATTTCGCCATTCAGACTCGCAGGCAGGAGGTCTCGGACCAGCTCGCCGCGGACCGGGAGCGGCTGGAGCTCAGAAAGCAGACCTCCGAGGAGTGGAAGTCGCTGTCCGGAGCCGCTCGCCAGGCTGGCGTCCAGAGCCCCATGTTCGGCGTCTTCCACGATGCTGGCTACAAGGGCCTGTATGGCGGATTCGGAAGCGAAGAGATCAAGCATCGGAAGGGGATTCCAGAGAAGGACAACCTGATGGACCGGATGAACGCTACGGAGCTTGCTGCCAATCAGTTCCGGATGACGCAGACGCGAGACAAGCTGGCCCGCGAGCATGTGTGCGGGGAGCAGCAGGCCATTCAGACTCACGAGCAGGTTGGCAAGGAGGTCCGGGAGGCTATCCGTCGCATCGGCGGTGACTTGCCGGAGCGAATCCCCCCAGCTGAGCACATCAAGACCGTCGAGAAGCGCTTGAAGGAGGCCACGCCGAAACTCGAGCTCGACGACCGTGATGCGATCGGTCTCCTCGGTGAGGCGAAGGACGAATCGGCGAAGGAGTAGGAATGCGAGGAGAATGTGTCCCCAAAGGCTTGCTGTGGGGCGCGACCAGTCCGTCATCTCGCGGCACCTGCGGAATCTGTTCCGGGGGGTGAACTGCCGGTAGCGGGCCATATGCAAAAAGTGCATCTTGCTTCCTCGGACCGGCCCACGGCCTTCTACAGTCTGGAAGTCATCATCTCCGTCGGCTATCGCGTCAAATCGCAGCGCGGAACCCAGTTTCGGATCTGGGCGACCCAGGTGCTGCGCGACCATCTGGTTCGGGGCTACACGGTCAACCCGTTGCGGCTGGACCAACTCAGCCAGGCCGTCCGGCTGATCGCCAGTGTGGCCGATCGGCCGGACCTATCGAGCTCGTTGTGATTTCGCAATATGTTTCAATTGGTGATACATTGCGCGAAAATGCTGCGCTAAGTCGATGGCCAACTTTCGCTCCCTGTCCGAACTCTTCGATGCGGCCGAACAGGCCGGCAGGCTGAACCTGCGCACTCGCGAGATTTATGACGACTTGCCCGGCGTGAGCGCCGAGGCACTGCGCCAGGCGCTGTACCGGCAGCAGAAGAAGGGTCGCGTCGTCCGTCTGTCGCGCGGGTCGGACCACTGGCTCATCGTGCCCCTGCAATACGCCAAGGCTGGG encodes the following:
- a CDS encoding helix-turn-helix domain-containing protein, whose protein sequence is MNPFGDYIRQQREAKRADDKAFSLRQVAQRAGVEPSYLSKIERGEQPPPGEETIAALARELDEDKDVLLALAGKVSTDLQDAIRKRPQLFAELIRNLKEMPDHAILRVVREVRDGKW
- a CDS encoding nucleotidyltransferase domain-containing protein, coding for MGQGEALVRARMPELTTLCRRFGVRRLELFGSALRADFDPATSDLDFLFEIEPPAGLGYADAYFGLREGLEQLFGRAVDLVSIGAVKNPHLLQAIERSRRLL
- the dinD gene encoding DNA damage-inducible protein D encodes the protein MTETELPAVAGGAFEALKRTNEHGAEYWSARDLQPLLGYSQWRRFEQAVSRAIASCEQSGNAAENHFAGAGKMVSLGSASSREVPDFHLSRFACYLIAQNGDPRKPEIAFAQKYFAIQTRRQEVSDQLAADRERLELRKQTSEEWKSLSGAARQAGVQSPMFGVFHDAGYKGLYGGFGSEEIKHRKGIPEKDNLMDRMNATELAANQFRMTQTRDKLAREHVCGEQQAIQTHEQVGKEVREAIRRIGGDLPERIPPAEHIKTVEKRLKEATPKLELDDRDAIGLLGEAKDESAKE